Proteins co-encoded in one Oncorhynchus kisutch isolate 150728-3 linkage group LG1, Okis_V2, whole genome shotgun sequence genomic window:
- the fblim1 gene encoding filamin-binding LIM protein 1 yields the protein MASAAPQKRMVSSVFITLTSPYRATVTQHQHTRTHSATANDMPHAAMRVSPEDSSTRKPSVSDTQHGSIHRQERTPSESQGSAQNGDQSSTPSLARPSKPRPPPSPVTPNLTLGPEDTQQTDTAAYKGPEELPPPPPLPPVSVDAELTEDLAPLLPPPPVQETPTAPILRPVYPDRPTMSEQPNFAVNRPPEQRTPSSGGEQKEPSQEQLQMVESKEVCGFCRKPVALSETAIEALNRTYHASCFQCRQCHIPLAGKLYYNKAGIPLCEDCYQASLELCWACGEVIKDHVIRALERAYHPPCFICATCSQPIGEQRFAQGEVGEVYCLQDYYRKYAPQCSACQQLIIPREDGTDSFTVECLGRSFHEDCYRCEVCSTQLSPEPNDHGCHPLDERVLCKSCHLTMVQSAQL from the exons ATGGCGTCGGCTGCTCCGCAGAAGAGGATGGTTTCCTCCGTCTTCATCACGCTGACGTCCCCTTACAGAGCCACCGTCACTCAGCAccaacacacgcgcacacacagcgCCACCGCCAATGACATGCCACATGCAGCCATGCGGGTTAGCCCAGAGGACAGCAGCACCCGTAAGCCCAGTGTCAGTGACACGCAGCATGGTTCCATACATAGGCAAGAGAGGACTCCGTCTGAGTCCCAGGGCAGTGCACAGAATGGGGACCAGAGCTCCACACCTTCCCTGGCCAGACCCTCAAAACCCAGACCTCCACCCAGCCCAGTGACCCCTAACCTCACCCTGGGTCCGGAAGACACGCAGCAGACAGATACCGCAGCATACAAGGGTCCTGAGG agctccctcctccacctccccttccTCCTGTGTCTGTGGATGCTGAACTGACGGAGGATCTTGcacctctcctgcctcctccacCCGTACAGGAGACGCCAACTGCTCCCATCCTCCGACCTGTGTATCCAGACAGACCAACAATGTCTGAACAACCG AACTTTGCAGTGAATAGACCGCCAGAGCAAAGAACACCATCTAGTGGGGGGGAACAGAAGGAACCATCCCAGGAGCAGCTACAGATGGTGGAGAGCAAGG AGGTGTGTGGCTTCTGCCGTAAGCCTGTGGCTCTGAGTGAAACTGCCATAGAGGCTCTGAACAGGACATACCACGCCAGTTGCTTCCAGTGCAGACAGTGCCATATCCCTCTGGCTGGTAAACTGTACTACAATAAGGCAGGAATACCACTCTGTGAGGACTGTTACCAG GCCAGTTTGGAACTTTGCTGGGCATGTGGAGAAGTTATCAAAGACCATGTTATCCGTGCACTGGAAAGAGCTTACCACCCACCTTGCTTTATCTGTGCGACATGCAGCCAACCAATTGGAGAGCAGAGATTCGCTCAGGGAGAGGTTGGGGAAGTGTATTGCCTCCAGGATTACTACAG GAAATACGCTCCCCAGTGTAGTGCCTGCCAACAGCTGATCATTCCAAGAGAGGATGGCACGGACAGCTTCACCGTGGAGTGCCTGGGACGCTCCTTCCACGAGGACTGCTATCGCTGTGAG GTCTGCAGTACCCAGCTCTCCCCAGAGCCAAACGACCATGGCTGCCATCCACTGGATGAGAGGGTGCTGTGTAAGTCTTGTCACCTGACCATGGTTCAGTCTGCCCAGCTCTAA